A window of Anaerohalosphaeraceae bacterium genomic DNA:
TTTTTCATGATACGGGAGTGGAGAGATTTGACGGAGTTCGACGGGCGGTTGAGGAGACCGTTGTTTCCTGCGGGCGCCTCCGAGAACTGCTGTGTCTTAAAAATATGAGGGTTTTCCAGAAGAGACGATAGGGGCATCGGTCATCTGTCCGGAAGGTCCTGTCAGATGGAACGGGTTTTCTCGAGGATGACCTTGAGTTTTTCCTGGACGTCATGGACCTGGTTTTCCTTGAGGGCGAGAATATCCCGCAGGGCCTCGCCGATATAGGGCAGATAGGTTTCGATGTAGCTGCGTTTGAGCATCTCGGTGTGGATGCGTTTCTGGCGGCGGACATGCATCCCGAGTTTTCGTCCGCATTCCTGAACAGCCAGTTTGATTTCCTTGATAATTTCCGGGTAGTGGGCTACAGCTTCTTTGCTTTCTGAGGTAAAGGGAACCCAGACGGAGGCGAAGTGCACCATCAGGAGAATCGGCCCGGTCGGCAGGGCGCCGCGGCTTTGGCTGATGCCGTAGTTTCGCCAGTTGGTCTCGAGGACCGCCTTGTAAATGGCGCAGGCGGACTGCTGATAGAGCAGGGGGACACGGTTGGCAAACCGCACCAGCCGCAACATCGGTTCTTTGTCTTCGGATTCCGCTTCGGCCTCTTCATCTTTAAAACCGAAGGCCAAGGCTGCTTCTACGAGAAAAGGATTGCCGCGATAAACGGCGGGCTTTCGGGTGCAGCTGGTATAAAATTCGGCCTGCACAACCCGTTTGAGCCCTTCCAGGAGCGCCTCCTCCCCGATAGGACCGATACAGTCTGTCGGCGGGGCCATGATCTTTGTATCCTGAATGGCGGTGTGAAGTGCCTCTGCGTCTTTGAGGGTGATTTTTTCGGGTTTTAGTTTGGCGGAGAGTTTGGCTTTTTTGAGGATTTCGGCTGCCAGCCGGTCGCTGATTCGGGAGAAGTGAGTCCGAAGGAACTCGGAGAGCGTTTTGGCCCGGCTTTCCCGTGCCATTTTGTAAAGGACTCCCAATTCGACGCCGTAGGGATGCGGTTTGACCTCGATGGGGATAAAGGGCATTTGATTGCTGCGTCGGGGATATTCGATGGTTTGACCGTCCGGTGTTCGATAAAGA
This region includes:
- a CDS encoding DNA topoisomerase VI subunit B, coding for MTAGKRTQTKQLNLAFDETENPKPSQTEPVAVEHPAEEAENEKETSAVPGSSRKRKAVAATAETLAAKQRDISVSEFFAKNRHLLGFDNPRKALLTAVKEAVDNSLDACEEAHILPDLEISIQPFNGSENKFTVSVQDNGPGIVGQQVPNIFARLLYGSKFHTLKMSRGQQGIGISAAGMYGLLTTGQPVQIITRTSPKKKARHYHVQIDTSRNRPETILDEECDFDLPHGTRVTITLEGRYQKGRQSVDEYVAQTAMANPHARILYRTPDGQTIEYPRRSNQMPFIPIEVKPHPYGVELGVLYKMARESRAKTLSEFLRTHFSRISDRLAAEILKKAKLSAKLKPEKITLKDAEALHTAIQDTKIMAPPTDCIGPIGEEALLEGLKRVVQAEFYTSCTRKPAVYRGNPFLVEAALAFGFKDEEAEAESEDKEPMLRLVRFANRVPLLYQQSACAIYKAVLETNWRNYGISQSRGALPTGPILLMVHFASVWVPFTSESKEAVAHYPEIIKEIKLAVQECGRKLGMHVRRQKRIHTEMLKRSYIETYLPYIGEALRDILALKENQVHDVQEKLKVILEKTRSI